A single Lactuca sativa cultivar Salinas chromosome 8, Lsat_Salinas_v11, whole genome shotgun sequence DNA region contains:
- the LOC111881442 gene encoding uncharacterized protein LOC111881442, with protein sequence MEFESNNNIAEESNNNHGWQKVTYPKKQRKNPAKQQQQQSTKVFSNGSSIPAVDNVFTSIEKKSEERRKLIEAERLANLAMYDPAPPTRSSKKNNYSDYDDSDEEAVENGAAGNGVTEEKKTKPKKVKKPKVTVPEAAAKIDAADLASFLSDVTASFETQQDIQLMRFADYFGRAFASVSASQFPWVKLLRESAVAKVADNPVSHIPEAVYKTSVDWINNRSLEALGSFVLWSLDSILADFASQQGNAKGSKKVAQKPSSKSQVGIFVALAMVLRRKPDALITALPSLRETSKYQGQDKLPIIVWMVAQASHGDVAVGLYSWSHLILPIVGGKSGSNPQTRDLILQLVERILSAPKARTILVNAAVRKGERLMPPFALELLLRVTFPSSSARVKATERFEAVYPTLKEVALAGSPGSKAMKQVSQQIMTVSLKAAGEGISELSNEASGIFIWCLTQNPDSYKLWEKVYEDNLEASVVILKKIAEKWKDLSVKQSSLDTLTETLRSFKNMNEKALTDGEISEGQQGLYKEADKYCRVILGRLSRGWGCVKGMALIVIAIGVAVAFTPPTALESLDLTKIPSMLNIHYST encoded by the exons ATGGAGTTcgaatccaacaacaacattgcTGAAGAAAGCAACAACAATCACGGATGGCAGAAGGTTACTTACCCTAAGAAGCAGAGGAAGAATCCGGCGAAGCAGCAACAACAGCAGTCGACGAAGGTGTTTTCTAACGGATCTTCCATCCCCGCCGTTGATAATGTATTCACGTCAATTGAGAAGAAATCGGAGGAGCGTAGGAAGCTTATTGAAGCTGAGAGGTTAGCGAATTTGGCGATGTATGATCCCGCTCCTCCGACCAGATCGTCGAAGAAGAATAACTACTCTGATTATGACGATAGCGATGAAGAGGCTGTTGAAAATGGTGCGGCTGGGAATGGTGTTACCGAGGAGAAGAAGACGAAGCCAAAGAAGGTGAAGAAACCTAAGGTTACAGTTCCAGAAGCGGCGGCGAAGATCGATGCCGCCGATTTGGCTAGTTTTTTGTCCGATGTGACG GCTTCATTTGAGACGCAACAGGATATACAGTTGATGAGGTTTGCTGATTACTTTGGAAGAGCATTTGCTAGCGTTAGTGCTTCACAGTTTCCATGGGTAAAGTTATTGAGAGAATCTGCTGTTGCAAAGGTTGCAGAT AATCCAGTGTCACATATCCCTGAAGCTGTTTACAAAACATCAGTTGACTGGATCAATAACCGATCTTTGGAAGCTCTTGGATCTTTTGTCCTCTGGTCTTTAGACAGCATTCTTGCTGACTTTGCAAGCCAACAAGGCAATGCAAAGGGATCCAAGAAAGTTGCCCAAAAACCATCCTCAAAATCTCAG GTTGGGATTTTTGTAGCATTAGCAATGGTATTGAGAAGGAAACCTGATGCTTTAATTACCGCATTGCCCTCTCTAAGGGAAACCTCAAAGTATCAAGGACAAGACAAGCTTCCAATTATTGTGTGGATGGTAGCACAG GCATCACATGGAGATGTGGCTGTTGGTTTGTACTCTTGGTCCCATTTAATATTACCAATAGTTGGGGGCAAATCAGGCTCAAATCCTCAAACAAGGGATCTAATTTTGCAATTAGTGGAAAG aattcTCTCTGCCCCAAAAGCGCGTACTATTTTAGTAAATGCTGCTGTTCGAAAGGGAGAGCGGTTGATGCCACCATTTGCACTTGAGCTGCTACTCAGAGTCACCTTCCCTTCATCTTCAGCTCGTGTTAAG GCAACTGAAAGGTTTGAAGCAGTGTATCCTACACTCAAGGAGGTGGCACTTGCAGGTTCACCTGGAAGCAAAGCCATGAAACAAGTCTCTCAACAAATCATGACAGTTTCTTTAAAAGCTGCTGGAGAAG GAATCTCAGAGTTATCTAATGAAGCTTCTGGTATTTTCATCTGGTGTTTAACTCAAAATCCTGATTCTTATAAACTATGG GAGAAGGTTTATGAGGATAATTTAGAAGCAAGTGTTGTGATTCTGAAAAAGATTGCTGAGAAGTGGAAAGACCTTTCTGTAAAACAATCTTCTCTTGACACTCTAACTGAAACCCTCAGAAGCTTCAAGAACATG AATGAGAAAGCCTTGACAGATGGCGAAATATCTGAAGGCCAACAAGGACTCTACAAAGAAGCAGACAAATACTGTAGAGTCATACTGGGAAGACTCTCACGTGGCTGGGGATGTGTCAAAGGTATGGCCCTAATTGTCATTGCCATTGGTGTTGCGGTCGCTTTTACCCCTCCAACCGCCCTCGAATCTTTGGatttgaccaaaataccctccatGCTCAACATCCACTACTCTACTTAA